One genomic region from Streptomyces sp. Li-HN-5-11 encodes:
- a CDS encoding extracellular solute-binding protein, which yields MNSTSPRRIARAAAVALALTGLLSACGGSGSGSKDSSSAGPVTLPFWGWANGQEAVVKAFNTSHKDVRLKYTKVTDQLTMQKQLTNAVKAGNAPCLVQNTAEYVMPWVSQGALADITQYVGSSKDKFNAGSWASAQVQGKTYGVPTSSAPAFTIYRTDIFQKYGLKPPAAWDDFIAAGKVLKKHGIKITNYAGEDPSTLEVLAMQAGAHWYSIDGNSWKVNFQDAGSLKAADVIQQIIDNDLDSKLSFADYAAVQRNYDNGGTATRQISTWQMAGMVQNFTKSNGLWALSPWPTFKGEAPKTPAGTNQSGGVTLVTKQCKNQKQAAEAALWMSTDAGAVKTMASPTTGNGVMPALADSGAYVDEAISAKLLGKNYEPAKKIVTDSLNTVTTDWTFGPDWTAMFTEMQAGWAKVVSKQEKVTDLLAHMQQWTVADLKSRGISVKG from the coding sequence ATGAACTCCACCAGCCCCCGGAGAATCGCCCGCGCCGCCGCCGTGGCGCTCGCGCTGACAGGTCTGCTCTCCGCCTGCGGCGGATCCGGATCCGGTTCGAAGGACTCCTCGTCCGCCGGTCCGGTCACCCTCCCCTTCTGGGGCTGGGCCAACGGCCAGGAGGCCGTCGTCAAGGCCTTCAACACGAGCCACAAGGACGTCCGGCTCAAGTACACGAAGGTCACCGACCAGCTGACCATGCAGAAGCAACTGACCAACGCGGTGAAGGCCGGCAACGCGCCCTGTCTCGTGCAGAACACCGCCGAGTACGTGATGCCGTGGGTCTCGCAGGGCGCACTCGCCGACATCACGCAGTACGTCGGCTCCAGCAAGGACAAGTTCAACGCGGGCTCGTGGGCGAGCGCGCAGGTGCAGGGCAAGACGTACGGCGTCCCCACCAGTTCGGCGCCCGCCTTCACCATCTACCGCACCGACATCTTCCAGAAGTACGGGCTGAAGCCGCCGGCGGCCTGGGACGACTTCATCGCCGCCGGCAAGGTCCTGAAGAAGCACGGCATCAAGATCACCAACTACGCCGGTGAGGACCCGAGCACCCTCGAGGTGCTCGCCATGCAGGCCGGAGCGCACTGGTACAGCATCGACGGCAACTCCTGGAAGGTGAACTTCCAGGACGCCGGCTCCCTCAAGGCCGCCGACGTGATCCAGCAGATCATCGACAACGACCTCGACTCGAAGCTGTCCTTCGCCGACTACGCGGCCGTGCAGCGCAACTACGACAACGGCGGTACCGCCACCCGGCAGATCTCCACCTGGCAGATGGCGGGCATGGTGCAGAACTTCACCAAGTCCAACGGACTGTGGGCGCTGTCGCCGTGGCCCACCTTCAAGGGCGAGGCGCCGAAGACGCCGGCCGGCACCAACCAGAGCGGCGGGGTCACGCTGGTGACCAAGCAGTGCAAGAACCAGAAGCAGGCCGCCGAGGCCGCGCTGTGGATGTCCACCGACGCCGGCGCGGTCAAGACGATGGCGAGCCCCACGACCGGCAACGGTGTCATGCCCGCGCTGGCCGACAGCGGCGCCTACGTCGACGAGGCGATCTCCGCCAAGCTGCTGGGCAAGAACTACGAGCCCGCGAAGAAGATCGTCACCGACAGCCTGAACACGGTCACCACCGACTGGACCTTCGGGCCCGACTGGACGGCTATGT